From the genome of Elusimicrobiota bacterium:
CGCGCGACGGGGTGCCCGCGCTTTGATTTCTGCGCGCCCCCCTGGCGGGAGGCCCTTTTGCCCGTGGAGGGTCCGGCGGACTACATTTTGGTCAACACCAACTTTCCCACCGCGAATCCCCGTTTCTCGGCGGGGTCCCGCCGGGAAGCCCGCGCCATGCGTCAGGTCGGCTTCGACGCGGCCTTCGCCGACCGATTCATCGCGGACGCCGGCCGCTCCCTGGCCCGCGTGATCGAGACGGTGGACCGTCTGGCCGCCCGCTGGCCGGGGGAACATTTCATCCTTCGCCCCCATCCCTTTGAAAACATCGCCGCCTACAACGCCTTGCTCTCCCGCCCCAACGTGCGTCTCCGTCAGGAGGGCACCTCCCTTCAGTGGATTCGGTCCGCCAAAATGTTGATTCACCAGAATTGCTCCACCGCGATCGAGGCGGTGATGATGGGCCGCGAACCGGTGTCCCTGGAATGGTTCAACACCCCCGCGTTGATGGTCCCCGGTCCCCATCGCGTGAGCCGAAACGCCAACAGCCCCGCGGAGCTTGAAACCATCGTGGAATCCCTGTTGGCCGGGCGCCCCGCGCCCTTGACGGCCGATCAGGTTTCGGCCCGCCGGGAGTTCGTGGAAGGCCTTTTCGGCCCCGCCGACGGCCGCGCGTCCCAACGGGTGGCCGAGGCCGTGGAAGACGTTTTGTCGCGGCCGGCGGAAAACGTTTTCCGCGGGGCCGGTCCCTCCCTTCGAACCCGCGCGGTCCACGCCGCCCGGCGCGCCCTGGGGGTGGCCCGGTCCGAGAAAATCCGCCGTTGGTTTTCCTCCCCCGCCCGGGAATCCGCCCGGACCGCCAAGCGGTTCGAGGTTGAAACCGTTCGGCAAACCCTGGCGCGCCTTTCCGCGGCCGCCGGCGAAAGGGCCCCCGCGGTCTCCTCGCTCGTGGGCCCCGGCCTCAGCGGCCAATCGATTTTGGTTGAAGCGGTCGGTCGTGCTTAAGCCCCTCGTTCGAAACACCATGTTCACCGGGATGGCCCATCTGGCCGTGGGACTGATCGGTTTTTTCATCGTGCCCTTTCTTGTCCGCGCCTACGGCATGGCCGGGTTCGGGTTGATCGTCCTCGCCCGGGTGGTCCTGCCCACGGGGCCGCTGTCGATTTTGGATTTCGGTGTTTCCGAAACAACCACCCAGGCCGTGGCCCGGGCCCGGGCGGACGGTTCCTGGGCGCGGGCCTCGGGCCAAACCACCTTGTTGTTGCTGACGGCCCTCGCGGTGGGGGCGCTCATTGGCGCGGTGTTGGTGGTCGGGGGGCCTTGGGCCCACCGCTTGGTGGACATCGACCCCGCCCAGCGGGCCGGTTTTTCCCGGGTGATCCAAGCCACGGGCTGGGCCTCGCCGCTCTTGTTCACGGGCCTCATCGTCGAAGGAATGACCAAAGGGTTTGAGCGGTACGACTTGCTTCGATTTTTGGAAGTGCTGGCGGCCCTGGCCTTTGCGGGGGCCGCCTGGGTCCTGATCCGCGGCCATCGCCCGGGACACGCGGTGGCCTTGGCCTTCCTGTTCAGCCAGGTGGGGCGGGGGATCGTCCTCCTTTTTTCCATGATCCCCCTGCTGCGTTCCACTCCCCTGCGTCTGGCCCGGTGGGACGGCCCCATGCTCCAGGAAGTCCGCCAACGGAGCGCGCTCATGTTTCAGAGCCGGGTCCTGGGCGTCGTTCAATTTCAATCGCCCCCGCTTTTGATCGGCGCCTTGGTCGGACCGGCGGGCGTCGGCGTTTACGACATCCTGGTTCGCCTGCCGCGCTTCGCCAAATCCGTTTTGTCGTTGCTGATCTCCGCCCTGCTTCCGGTGTCCGCGCGGTTGGAGGCGGGCCGGGACCACGAAAAATTGAAGGAGTTGGGGCGCGCCGGATTCTGGTTGATGCCGGCGCTGGCCTTTCCTCCCCTGCTGGCGGGGGCCGTGTTCGCGCCGGAATTCCTGCGGGACTGGGTGGGTCCTTCGGTGGTCCCGCTCTGGCCCTGGTTCTCCCTGATGTTCGTGGTCCCAATGCTCAACCTCCTTTTGAGTTACGGCCAAACGCTCATGCAGGTTCGCCTGTCGTTCCTTCGGGCGAACAACCGCCTGCTGGTGGCCCAGGCGGTCGGCCAAATGGCGCTTTCCCTCGTCCTGGTTCATTTCCTCAAGGAGCGGGCGTTCATCTTTGGTCAAGTCGTCGCGATGGTCGCCGTGTTTCCATTCGTCTTTCGTCTTTTGGCCCGGGAGCAGAGACTTCCGGCGCGGTCGGTGGCCGGAGCGGTCGCGCGCCTCCTGGCCCTGGGGTTGCCGTTGGCCGCGGCGGTCCTGGGGGCCCGGTGGGGGGGCTGGCTCCGGGGTCCCGTTGAGTTGCTCACCGCTTTCGCCCTGTGGTCGGCCGCGTACTGGGCCTTGATTTACCGCTGGGGACTGGGGCCGGTGGAGCGGACGGTGGTGGGCCGAATTGTCGGCTCGGTGATTCGCCTGGAGACCCGTGCCGAGTCGAGGTCGACGCCATGAGCAAGGGTTCTTCCGCTGTCCCCTTCCCGGTCGGCTCCCCTCCGGCGCCCCTCCCGACCCATCCCCGCGTTCCGGGCGGGGTTTCGCCCCTCCTTCGTCGTGGAATCGTGTTCCATCTGGTTTCAAGCGCCGGGGTCTTGATCCTGCATGGTCTTTCCCTTCAACTTTCGGATTTGGTGAGCGTTACGGCATTCACCGGTAAAGCGTTTGCGGCCATGGGAGTCTACGCCGGGGTGAGCGCGTTCCCGATTCTGGCTTGGGCCGCTCTGGGATACGCCCGGGCGATGCCGGCGACGGCCCCGAGATCGACCCCGTTCGATGGGAGCGTATTTTAAAGGGGTTGTTCTTGGTTTCGCTCGTTGGTGTTCTTTTGCATTGGGACGCCAAATGGCGTTGTTTGAACGGTGAGTCCTTCACCACGTGGGCCCGCTTGCGCGATGTCTGGATCCATCCGTCCGTGGTCCTGCCCTGGTGGCATCGCCTGGAAAGCGTTTTGGGGCATCTCATGTCCAGCGCCGCCCACGCGGGCCTTTTTTATTCCGCGTGGATATGGACAAGCCGGGGCCCCCAACGCGGGGCCGCCGCCGGACTATTGGGTTTCTCCGTTTTGGCCCTTCTTTACGCCCTGGCCATTGTGTCCCGCAGTTTTATGCTCGTGGATTTGATCGTGCTTGCGGCGGGCGTGTCCATCGCTTACGTGGGGAAGGAACTGCCGTGGCGCCTTTTTCTCGTTCGCGGGGCGACGGTTGTCGGAACCTTTGGGTTGGTCACGGTCCTGTTGGTTCTGTTCCTTTTTGGCCAGGCCGCCAGCGGTCAGCGGACTTCCTCGGAGGCTCCCAGCGCGTCCTATCGGGAATACGAAAACGGTTTTTTTGATGAAATCCCCGTGAGGCGGTTGGAGAGCCCCGGCGCGGTTCGCTGGGCGGTTCGTCGCTGGACGCCGCGCGCCAATTCGGTAATGCTTTATCTAAACCACGGCGTGTTCAATTTCGCGTATGTTTTGAGCCTCCGAGATCGCGGGCCGGGGCAATTGTTCGCTTGCCTCCAACATTGGGCACGGCTCCTTCGTATAAATCCGGGGCCGGAACCGGGCGAGAAACCCCGCGTGTTTGGGCGGGGGGGCTTGACGTTGTCCGGGGCGGCTTTTCATGATTTTGGTTGGGCGGGGGTATTCCTGGCCGCTTTGGGGCAGGGAACGCTTTATGTCCTGGCGTTGATTCTACTGAGCGGCTCCGGGTTTAAATCGGTCGTTGGATGGACATTGTTTGTCGGCTCCACTTTAACGACGGGATTGTCCGGCATGTTCGTGGCGGCCTCGTTGGCCCCCTTTCCTTTTGTGTTGTTCGCGATTTTTACGGCGGGAGGAGCCTCTGTTATTTGTGCCGGCTCGAAACCCTCCGTCGAATCCAAAGCGGCCGGCGGACGATGACCCGCCCCCCCGATCCCCTCGGGGCCCCCGCCCGCGCGATTTTTTTTGACCGGGACGGGACTCTGAACGTTGAGAGAAATTACGTGCACACGCCCCGGGAGTGGGAGTGGATCCCCGGCGCGGTCGAGGCCCTGTCGCGCGCGGCGGCCCTGGGTTTCCGGACGGTGATCGTGACGAACCAGTCCGGCGTTGGGCGCGGATACTATGATCGAGGGGCCGTGGAGTCGCTTCACGCCTGGGTGGCCGGCGCGTTGGCCGAGCGGGGCGTCGCCGTGGGGGGCTTCTATTACTGCCCGCACCTGGAGGCCGACCGGTGCGATTGTCGAAAACCGGCCCCCGGGATGCTGGTCCGGGCCGCGAAGGAACTGAATATCGATTTGGCCCGCTCCTATTTAATCGGTGATAAGATGGCCGACGTGGACGCCGCCCGGGCGGCCGGGGCGGTTCCCATTTTGGTGCGGACGGGTTACGGGGACGCCGTGCGTCCCGGGCTCTCCGCCGATGTGGCCGTGGCGGACGACGTGATCGGCGCGGTGGATTGGATCGCTCGGCGGGAACAGCGGGGGGAGGGATCGTGAAAATTTTGGTGACGGGCGGGGCGGGCTTCATCGGGTCGCACGTGGCGGCGGCCTATCTTCGGGCGGGGCACGCGGTGACCGTCTTGGACAACCTGTCGCACGGCCGACGGCGGGCGGCGCCTCCGGGGGCTCGATTCGTGAAGGCCGATGTCCGGGGACCGGGACTCGACCGGGTGTTCGCGCGCGGGCGGTTCGACGTGGTCAATCATCACGCCGCGCAAATCGACGTTCGCCGCTCGGTCGCCGATCCCTTGGAGGACGCCGACATCAATCTCCGGGGGCTCCTCCAATTGTTGGAAAAATCCCGTTCCCACAAAGTCCGCAAATTTATTTTCGCCGCTTCCGGCGGAACCTATTACGGCGAATGCGGCCGGCCGGCCCGGGAAAGCGATCCCCCGCGTCCCCTGTCGCCCTACGGCGTGTCGAAATTGTCGAGCGAGTTTTACCTTCGGGCCTACCGCGCCCTCCACGGTTTGGATTTCACCGTTCTCCGCTACGCCAACGTGTACGGACCGGGGCAGGATCCCCATGGCGAGGCGGGGGTGGTGGCCATTTTCTGCCAGCGGCTTTCCGCCGGGAAACCCGTGACCGTTTTCGGGAGCGGCCGCCAGGAACGGGACTATGTTTTCGTGGGGGACGTGGCGGACGCCAATCGCCGGGCCCTGGCCCGGGGCTCGGGCGGTTGTTTCAACATCGGGTCGGGGAAGGCCACCTCCGTCAACGAGCTGGTTCGGGCGATGCGGGAGTTGTCCGGCCGGTCGTCCCCGGTGGTCCGCCGTCCGGCGCGCCCGGGCGAATTGAAGCGCAGCTGCTTGGATTTCGGTTTGGCGACCCGGACTTTGGGCTGGCGCCCGGGGGTCTCCCTGCGGGAGGGGTTGGCCGAAACCTGGCGGTTTCACCTTTCGACCGGGGGGCGCGCGCGGCCATGAAAGCGCTGATCCTCCTCGGGGGGTTGGGCACCCGCCTGCGGCCCCTGACGTTGACCCGGCCCAAGCCGCTTCTGCCCGTCCTCAACCGGCCGTTGATCGCCCACCAGCTGGACGCCCTGCGCCGGGTGGGCGTCCGCGAGGTCGTGCTGGCCCTCGGGTACAAGGCGGCGCATTTTAAAACCAAGCTGGGCGGGGGAAGCCGGTGGGGCGTCCGCTTCCGCTATTCCATCGAGCGGGAACCCCTGGGCACCGGGGGCGCCATCCGGAAAGCCCTCGGCCATTTGGAGGGAACGACGATGGTGCTGAACGGGGACATCATCAGCGACATCGATTTGCGGGGACTCACCGCGCGCCACGCCCGCGCCAACGCCCAAGCCACCCTGGCGTTGACGGAAGTGAAAGACCCGTCGGCCTTCGGGCTGGTTCAAACCGACCGGACCGGCCGCGTCATCGGATTTTTGGAAAAGCCGTCGGCGGAACAGACGACGTGCCGGACCATCAACGCGGGCGTTTATGTTTTCGAACCCGAGGTCGTCCAGCGCATTCCCGAGGGGCGCTCCGTTTCCATCGAACGGGAGATCTTTCCCGCCTTGATCGCCGAAGGCTACCGCCTTCGGGCGGAGATCCACCGGGGGTATTGGTCCGACGTGGGAACCCTCGCGGCCTATTGGCGGACCCACGCCGATCTGCACCTTCTGGGGCGCTGGCCGGCGGGTTACCGGGTTCGGGGGGGGCTCGTCCGGGGGCCGGGGGTTCGTTGGCATCGCACGGCTCTTCAGCGGGGAACGGCGGTGATCGGACGGGGCGCCCGCGTGGATCGGGGCGCCGTCTTGGAGGGGTGCGTCACCCTGGGCGACAACGTTCGGGTGGGCGCGGGCGCCCGGTTGACGAATTGCATCGTTTTGGAAGGGGCCGTGATCGGGGACCGTTCCCGGGTGGACAACGCCGTCCTGGGCGCGGGGGTGGGGGTGGGGGCCGATTGCCGGGTCGGGCCCGATCTCGTTTTGGGCGACGGCGCCCGGTGGCCGGACCACAGTCAATCCGTTCCGGGCCTGACCGCCCGAACGGTGATTTGATTTTTTAAATTGGTAAAATTAACCCTCTTTTTAAACAACACTTCGAACACCGATAGGGAGAATCCATCGTATGCGCCGTGACCGTTACGTTTTCACCTCCGAGTCCGTCACCGAAGGACATCCGGACAAGGTTTGCGATCAAATTTCCGACGCGGTGTTGGACGCCATCTTGGCCGAGGACCCGATGGGGCGCGTGGCGTGCGAATCCTTCTGCACCACGGGCCTGGTGGTCGTGGGCGGCGAAATCACCACCAAATCCTGGGTGGACGTGCCCTCCCTGGTCCGCTCCGTCGTGGCGGACATCGGCTACACGGACAAGCGCTTCGGTTTTGACGCCGCCAGCTGCGGCATCCTAAACGCCATCGGCCGCCAGAGCCCCGACATCGCCCAGGGCGTCGACACCGGCGGCGCCGGCGACCAGGGCCTCATGGTCGGCTTCGCCTGCGACGAGACGGAGGAGCTCATGCCCACCCCGATCCACCTGGCGCACAAGCTCACGCGGCGCCTGGCGGACGTCCGCAAGAAAGGCGTCCTGCCCTACCTCGGCCCCGATGGGAAATCCCAGGTGACCGTGGAATACGAGGGCGGCCAGCCCAAGCGCATCGACGCGGTGGTCCTCTCCAGCCAGCACGACGAATCCATTTTGGACAAAAGCGGCAAAAAAATCACCGGCCGAGCCCGGGAGGAAATCATCCACAAGGTCGTCCTGCCGGTCCTTCCCAAGGCCATGTTGGACAAGGACACCAAGTTCTACGTGAACCCCACCGGCAAATTCGTGGTCGGCGGTCCCGAAGGGGACACCGGCGTCACCGGCCGCAAAATCATCGTGGACACCTACGGCGGATGGGCGCCCCACGGCGGCGGCGCCTTCTCCGGCAAAGACCCGACGAAAGTGGACCGCTCCGCCTGCTACATGGCGCGCCACGTGGCCAAAAACATCGTGGCCGCGGGCCTGGCCCAGCAGTGCACCGTTCAGCTGGCCTACGCCATCGGCGTGGCCGATCCGGTCAGCGTCATGATCGACACTCACGGCACGGGCGCGGTGCCCGAGGAACGCCTGGTGGAAATCGCCCGGGACGTCTTCCCGCTCACCCCCCGGGGCATCATCGATTACTTGAAACTGCGCCGCCCCTTCTACCGCAAGACCGCTTCCTACGGCCATTTCGGCCGGAACGACGCGGACTTCTATTGGGAAAAAACCAACAAAGCCGCCGAGCTCAAAAAGCTCGCACGCGTCTGATCTCCTCTTGACCAAGGACCCTTCCATGAAACACGACGTCAAAGACCTCCGCCTCGCGGCGGACGGCGAAAACCGGATCACCTGGGCCGAGCGGGAAATGCCCGTCTTGCGCCTCATCAAGGCGCGCTTCAAGAAGGAACGGCCGCTCAAGGGCGTCCGGCTCTCGGCCTGCCTGCACGTCACGACCGAAACCGCCAACCTGGCGATCACCTTAAAGGAAGGCGGCGCGGACGTGGTTCTTTGCGCCTCCAACCCGCTCTCGACCCAGGACGACGTGGCCGCCGCCC
Proteins encoded in this window:
- the gmhB gene encoding D-glycero-beta-D-manno-heptose 1,7-bisphosphate 7-phosphatase; the encoded protein is MTRPPDPLGAPARAIFFDRDGTLNVERNYVHTPREWEWIPGAVEALSRAAALGFRTVIVTNQSGVGRGYYDRGAVESLHAWVAGALAERGVAVGGFYYCPHLEADRCDCRKPAPGMLVRAAKELNIDLARSYLIGDKMADVDAARAAGAVPILVRTGYGDAVRPGLSADVAVADDVIGAVDWIARREQRGEGS
- a CDS encoding NDP-sugar synthase, translated to MKALILLGGLGTRLRPLTLTRPKPLLPVLNRPLIAHQLDALRRVGVREVVLALGYKAAHFKTKLGGGSRWGVRFRYSIEREPLGTGGAIRKALGHLEGTTMVLNGDIISDIDLRGLTARHARANAQATLALTEVKDPSAFGLVQTDRTGRVIGFLEKPSAEQTTCRTINAGVYVFEPEVVQRIPEGRSVSIEREIFPALIAEGYRLRAEIHRGYWSDVGTLAAYWRTHADLHLLGRWPAGYRVRGGLVRGPGVRWHRTALQRGTAVIGRGARVDRGAVLEGCVTLGDNVRVGAGARLTNCIVLEGAVIGDRSRVDNAVLGAGVGVGADCRVGPDLVLGDGARWPDHSQSVPGLTARTVI
- a CDS encoding methionine adenosyltransferase — protein: MRRDRYVFTSESVTEGHPDKVCDQISDAVLDAILAEDPMGRVACESFCTTGLVVVGGEITTKSWVDVPSLVRSVVADIGYTDKRFGFDAASCGILNAIGRQSPDIAQGVDTGGAGDQGLMVGFACDETEELMPTPIHLAHKLTRRLADVRKKGVLPYLGPDGKSQVTVEYEGGQPKRIDAVVLSSQHDESILDKSGKKITGRAREEIIHKVVLPVLPKAMLDKDTKFYVNPTGKFVVGGPEGDTGVTGRKIIVDTYGGWAPHGGGAFSGKDPTKVDRSACYMARHVAKNIVAAGLAQQCTVQLAYAIGVADPVSVMIDTHGTGAVPEERLVEIARDVFPLTPRGIIDYLKLRRPFYRKTASYGHFGRNDADFYWEKTNKAAELKKLARV
- a CDS encoding lipopolysaccharide biosynthesis protein, with protein sequence MLKPLVRNTMFTGMAHLAVGLIGFFIVPFLVRAYGMAGFGLIVLARVVLPTGPLSILDFGVSETTTQAVARARADGSWARASGQTTLLLLTALAVGALIGAVLVVGGPWAHRLVDIDPAQRAGFSRVIQATGWASPLLFTGLIVEGMTKGFERYDLLRFLEVLAALAFAGAAWVLIRGHRPGHAVALAFLFSQVGRGIVLLFSMIPLLRSTPLRLARWDGPMLQEVRQRSALMFQSRVLGVVQFQSPPLLIGALVGPAGVGVYDILVRLPRFAKSVLSLLISALLPVSARLEAGRDHEKLKELGRAGFWLMPALAFPPLLAGAVFAPEFLRDWVGPSVVPLWPWFSLMFVVPMLNLLLSYGQTLMQVRLSFLRANNRLLVAQAVGQMALSLVLVHFLKERAFIFGQVVAMVAVFPFVFRLLAREQRLPARSVAGAVARLLALGLPLAAAVLGARWGGWLRGPVELLTAFALWSAAYWALIYRWGLGPVERTVVGRIVGSVIRLETRAESRSTP
- a CDS encoding NAD-dependent epimerase/dehydratase family protein encodes the protein MKILVTGGAGFIGSHVAAAYLRAGHAVTVLDNLSHGRRRAAPPGARFVKADVRGPGLDRVFARGRFDVVNHHAAQIDVRRSVADPLEDADINLRGLLQLLEKSRSHKVRKFIFAASGGTYYGECGRPARESDPPRPLSPYGVSKLSSEFYLRAYRALHGLDFTVLRYANVYGPGQDPHGEAGVVAIFCQRLSAGKPVTVFGSGRQERDYVFVGDVADANRRALARGSGGCFNIGSGKATSVNELVRAMRELSGRSSPVVRRPARPGELKRSCLDFGLATRTLGWRPGVSLREGLAETWRFHLSTGGRARP